A window of Desulfovibrio sp. UIB00 genomic DNA:
GAACGATCCTCTGCATATACGGGAGGATGGAGGTTTTGTGTGCCGCCCGAATGTTCGGGCGGCACTGGCAGCTTCAGCGCCGAAAAAAGGCGCTGCAAACAACTGCGGGATTAGGCCTCGGAAGCGTCCTTGGACGTCTTGCGCTTTTCAGCGGCAAGGCGGGCCTCGGCGGTGAGGTCTTCCACATCTTCCTTGATGGCTTCAACCTTGCTCAGCAGGGCGTCTTTCACGTCCATGCCACGGCTCAAAAGGTCAGTGGCCAGGGGCTTGAAATCCAGCTTGCCCTTGCTCACGGCCACCGCGCCGAGCACGCCCAGGGCAACGCCGCCCAAAAACCACAATCCGCACTTCATGCCTTCGTTCATTTTCCTTCTCCTTGCTCGTGTGTGTCCAGATTCGGTCAGCGATTCCAGCATGCGGCAGATGGCCGAATCAAGATAATAGCTCAGCCTCCGTCCGGTCGCTCTATTGCGGCCGGACGGTAAAGCTGGCAAATTTTCAGGGTAGGATACTTAGATAAAAGCTAGCTGGACACGCCGGAAAGGTCAACTTTGATAAAGTCAGCCTCGCTGTTGCGCAAGGAGATGGTTACGCCTGAAAGGCGCAAGGCAACAGGATCCTTGAGAGGCGCGCGGCCTACAATGGATACCGTGGTGCCGGGGATAAGACCCATGTCGCGGATGCGTCGGTTCATTTCGCCAAGGGCTTCAACGGCTGCAATCTTTCCCTGCTGTCCTACTTGCATCTGACGCAGATTGACAATCTGGCTCATGCGTGCACTCTCTATGTTTGATGCTGGTGGCAAATTTGTTCAATGGTTTTTTGACCATTTTGGATAAACAGGGCGGGGGTGACCCCTGCTGTAATCCGCAAAACAACCTTGCCTTCATTACGGTTCTGTGTCAAGAGAAAAGAAAGTCGTTTTCAAATTTGATGACAGATCAGGGTTTTAGTCCTGCAACAAGGAGAGGCCATGTTTCCTCAATATGTAGCGCATAGTATGGAAGGGCGGGCGCGTCTGCGCCACCCGGCTCTGGGCGAAATTGCCGTGCGGAGTGCCGTGCAGGCCGTGCTTGGTAAAGAGCAGGATGTGCTTGAAGTCCGGCCCGGTGCTGCCTCCATGCTTCTGCTTCTGAAGCCCGGCGTGGACCTTGCCAGCCTGTGCCAGCGACTAGAACAGAGCGTTCCGGTTTTGGCCCGCCCTCTGGCTGAGGTCGCAGCAGAGCTGCGCGCCACGGCACGTGCCCAGCGGTGCGAGCGGTGGCGCAGTAAGGGCAGCGACAAAAGTGCTTCTGCAGCCATGGGGTTTTCTTTGGGCAACAGGGGCGACAAGAGAAATATTCTGGGCATTTCGCAGCGCAAGCTGGAGGTTCGGGCCATGCTGGGCGTGGCAGGGGTGTGTCTTGCTTCCGGCCTGTCCGGACCCAAGCCGCTGCATCTGCTGGCGGGCCTTGCCTGGGCCTTGATGGCCAGCCGCCATGTGTGGGTTCGGCGCAAGGCTGTTTAATGAAAGTATCCGTTGACAGTATGCGCGCCGCCTGCGCGCGTTGCGCAGCATTTGCAGGCAAGTGGCTGCTGACGATATTTGTGGCTGTTGCAGCCTTTGCCCTTGCGGCACAGGCCCTGGCTCTGGTGCTGGCGGCTCTTGCCTTTTTGGTGATTGCCTTGTGCCTTGCCTCCATGTGTATGCCAGAGGAAAGCCGGGCTGTGTGGGTATGGATGCGTGATACGCTGGGGCGCTGGAGCGCTGTGGCTGGAACGGATAAGACGGATGGGGCGCAATCGCCCGCTGAACCTGTGCCCGCTGAACCAATGCAGGGTGAACCGTTGCAGAGTGAATCGGCGCAGGCGGCAGATACTGCCCCGCATGACCTGCAGAAAGGCGACTCCCGGCGGGAACAACCTGCAAAGTAACCAGAACCTCTCAGGGGAATCTGTAAATTCGCAGTCAACCTCGGGCCATGGGGCAATGGTCTGGACTGGTCGGCGATTGGTGCCAGCCAGCCTGACGCAGAACGCCCTCTTTTTGCTGCCCCGCGTTCAGAGCACGCCACAATAATCAGTGTGATCCTGCGGTCAGGCTCATTTTACCAATCTGGCTTTACTGTATCCCAGACAGCAGCACACCCCCGCGATGGCACAATCTGCGGGGGTGTGCTGTTTTGCCGGGACGTTGAGGGTGCGCCCCGGTTAGAGTGCAAAGCCGCTCCGGGCAGCCCTGCACCTGAAGTATCAGACCTGCGCGGTTTCGGCGGCGCCCTCGGGGGCGCTTTCCGTTTCGTGCCTGCCTGCAACGAGGTTGCGGTGTCCTTCAATTATTTTGTTGATGACTTCCGGTTCTGCCAGCGAAGTGGTGTCGCCGATGTCTTCATAGCTGTCGCCAGCAATCTTGCGCAGCATGCGGCGGATGATCTTGCCCGAGGTGGTTTTGGGCATGGCGTCCACAAACTGGATGAATTCCGGGCTGGCAAGCGCGCCGATGTCGCGGCGTACGGCATCGCGCAGTTTTACGCGCAGTTGCGCGCTCCACGGCACTTCATCCCGCGTGACCACATAGGCGTAGATGCCTTCGCCCTTGAGGGCGTGGGGCATGGGCACCACTGCGGCTTCGCCCACTTCCGGGCAGGCAGCCAGCACGGCTTCGATTTCCGCCGTGGAAAGCCGGTGGCCCGACACGTTGATGGAGTCGTCCACGCGACCCAGAATCCAGAAGTAGCCGTCCTGATCAACTTCTGCCGCATCACCTGACGAATAGCAGCCGAAGCGTGAGAAGTAGGACTGGTACTTTTCCTCATCATTGTACACGCCCTGCATCATGCCGGGCCAGGGGCGGCGGATGACCAGATGGCCAGCCTTGCTGCCCGCTTCGGCTTCGTCCCCGTCACGCGAGGCCGTGCCGATAACCGCAGCGTCAATACCGGG
This region includes:
- a CDS encoding FeoA family protein encodes the protein MSQIVNLRQMQVGQQGKIAAVEALGEMNRRIRDMGLIPGTTVSIVGRAPLKDPVALRLSGVTISLRNSEADFIKVDLSGVSS